The nucleotide window agcagcagcagcagcagatgagcttgcacctccaggctccttgcgtgccaccacgaacagcacgcacgcccaaggaagggcagaacaaactgccgcactctcagcaatgccgCGGCGCGCTACCGTAGGCAACGGCTCCAGCTggttccctcccagcccattgcctctgcatttctatcaacctctatcaaacagagcgctacttactgtctctgggcacttgggaactggcagggttatggcccacacgcacacaagctggaaaacggCTCCAAACAAGAGGCCGTagcgcagcacgttctccatcagcgtgggctcagggatctCAGGGGGCGAGAAATGCAGCTCAGCGGCCAtagcgcagacagcctgctgctctgctgctctccaggaggctgctttctacaagggggaaacgagagccatcattccattcgtgcgctccgacgctgtgacttcctgctggcaaaaactcccagcctgactcacagacgtgctctcAAGATAGCGttggtcttccgacccaaccacaaggagggacgccaaacttgcatttcagcaagagctgaacaggcaagaatcaacttctccctgagcttgatcacACACGCACGACCACTGTCTCATGAACACCAACAACAAGAGTATTCCTACCATCAGctgcacatttgcatctacctggctacGTACGTGTTCatggccttgctgctgctgtgccgtatggcaccaagcacagcaataaagcacgcagaaagcccatctgctgaggacaggggcatgagctgggctcacgcctaagcactgcttactgcaaaggaaggcacacctacctggcaacggccacgcaCGATGCTCGAGACACAggcacacactgttctcctgaggcccaacacaacggcgcagccactcacactctgctcctcgacggtctgcaacacaaaagtcacaagctgcaaattcagtccatccaagatgccatcgggcctccgtgctcacggcactcgcactcatgtcttcgcaTGAGCAATcaggcgtgtgcttaccgagtgagcgctgctcactgccacttgacaccagcaatctacccctaactgtcaagtatgaacaggaacctatgcctaacactaaaagactacaagtaacctatgcctaactcaagaacaggaacctatgcctaacactaaaagactaaaagtaacctatgcctaactcaaGAATATGAACAATAATCTACTCCTAACACtaaacactaaaatcaacaacaacaacaacaacgaaacTATAATTCCTgaagcatttaaatgggaagaggagaacttggctccccaggaggctcggaggaggagctgatggaaactcatgccacccagctaatgctgggggcgggggccgcgcagcgggtagggagccgagcgcctggaccagcggcggtgggatggcgccgatgcggggcctggcacggtggtgtggtgccaggccagctgtgccacaggcggatccacctccatgggctcatccggaggtggatccacctccatgggctcatccggaggtggatccacctccatgggctccacggaggtggtcacagcgctggtccaggcgcgatggaaacggaatcgctgccccctcctccgcttgatcttcaaggcggcccccctcctcctcttcgcttctgggaagccaagctccctcttcccatttaaaatagGGCAAAAttcgcccctcgctctcttcACTCCAGgcatggctgccagagctcacagaggcgagtgcgttggccggggcagcggtgaccaaggtgacggctgtgatgcggcgaaggttctaaaatggcagccgcactgctggcaatggcgttccacatggcatgaggagggggctgcaggacagggcacgggatggcagctagaaggcactccccgtgcccagcgggcagcccttctctccggcaagcaagaggccacagaggagccggccccgagcaaagggccctcggcctccttcatcgtctcccttcttccacacgggaatctcttggggctggcacacgcagcacacagcgccatgttcaggggcctcccgagcccagcgccaacaacagcaggctccaaagcgcacctcaccacgcctgcctcctggcacacacaagctccgctttccaccttagcacccagcgcctcttcttgcgcctcacggctgcggattcaaccattccctaccagaaatacggccagctgcattttcattacaacCACTCTCACTCCATTCCACATCcgcgcacaatgctggcacacacacacggggccaccctggctcaccGATGCCTCGCggggacccacacaacagcaggagccaagcaggcagaaacgtgccgtgctcctgactgatggcagtctgaaaatctccctctccctcccccccactcgactaaggcagcacttctcccaagcaacaaacacaatcacacacaactgcagccctgcctcgTCCCGACAACGGACGTCCAcaggaagcacatcttcacaaaccttcttccagctccgcaccctccggccaacacagcacccacgcgccttgctccactgcccgccccgccccgcccgcccaGGCTTTGCTGGCGACAACTaggccctacggggcctcctccttcacacaccccaaacaccaacacagctccgcactcgcacggccttccctgagaggaagctgccccccgaccccgcaccactcgccggcgccgcacgcatcgcctctgcgtgccggcagcaccgccagctcctcccccgagcgcccctccatgcccccgcaccgaggcccgaccccgctcccagcacacagcccgctcctcccggccccgctcaccggcccggcgccgccatgccgcgctgccccggaagtgctctctGCCAGCacgaagcacttcctgccccggccctaccaaccgcctgcggcgtcACGTTGCTGAGGgcggcctgggggcggcccggggcctgGACGagggggaggggcagctggggggctCCGCTGCCGGTTTCCCCTCGGGTGGCGCCGGCGGCGTGCAACttgtcttcttttctgccttttcccttttcccccttttgctttcctttgcctttcttttctttgccttgcttctcttttcctttccttttctctttctctcttccccttcacatttccctttttctttcctttcatttcttactttcttcccctcctctcccctcccttccgtttgctttctgtccacactcagtctgcacatctccaatggACATGCCTGGGGAAGATCAcctacgcaggcaataaatggcttgtgctgtgcttcactgctttgtgctcttgaaagacaCTGActtgttttgccctttcctaacccccaagtatcaggagggcccggctggctgtgctgcggagccttatcaccccacagtctgaagacttgggggaaaagctcagcagctacgtagctgccaagggaagatttcatgccctggccttcatacagcccggctctccccgctctgctctgctctcctggcatcccctgcagcccctgtgctgcgacaaacacgagcgcggctcgggcccaacgccctccctgctgcacgccctctcacggccccatgtgctgcacccacaccactgccccagccccgcagccctcctgcccgcagcgcagccccacgcaccgggctcggccccagcccccaggagctgatggaggtgactcAGCCATcgctgcatccacacccaaacctaaCACGCACTAACCGCTCCTCAATACTCCGTTTCCCCcctttgcagccagctccttggctgcacacagcccgACAATCCGgtctttcctctccagcagtgcagccggcaggcaggcaggcaggcaggcaggcagcagaaggcagtgccgtgtagcacgctggacccagtgcaccgtgcaggctccttcgtggaaggaggaagaTGCCGACGCGCCaagccaaaatggcaggcagacactcttgATGTGCagtccctcccctcccctcccctcccctcccctcccctcccctcccctcccctcccctcccctcccctcccctcccctcccctcccctcccctcccctcccctcccctcccctcccctcccctcccctcccctcccctcccctcccctcccctccctcccctcccctcccctctctcgGGCTCCGGCTCAGCAAGGTGCCCTCGCAGCACCCAGACGCTCCACACGCGGCGCTGCCCATGACGCGCTCGaagccattgcagctgaagcagcgcagcacggctcgctgccctcccggctcacgcctgagctctgggcccgaggcgcgctcacctgcagccctcccgctgccctctcctcctgccccactcccagcactgctcttcacaccagcccacccgcaCTTGAACTCCTCGCGGCTCAACGGGACGCTGacgtgcaggccacggctgcccgcaggtacagctggccttcccagggcaagcaggaacagtcagtgctacacaaggctgaaaaagccaccaggcaagctggagagacaagctcaaggggctgagtgcagggacacctttcttcctcgcgcgctgcttcctctccttttgtttctctcagtcctcacagagcaagctgatgctcacCACGCTTCGCTAGCAGTTGCgctttggctgaaaggccaccccTTGGCAAGACCAGCATGGAAacgcgggaaaagcagctccatctccagggAGGGACGTGAAGCCGGCCGGTTCATtgccctgccactgccagcccaagccaggcatgtttggaccagctactcaaagaggcagcaccaggtgtaaaaggtttctttcccttttattttaaactaagggaTTTGGGTTGCATGTTGTAGATATGTCAATAGACAATAAAATAGCCTGGATACCGCTCATGACCAGCGACATGCGGTAAGTtcacctcatcatcaacattctgaaacagctatcgagctgaaggaccctgaaggaatgcagcgtccccagctcttgccacacaTGAAATCCCGCACAGGCAAAGTCCGATTTGTTGGTCACgcatcagaagcccttccagcttcctcagttcctctccaatgtccgggcaagggaaagcacggccacgccacaaaaccagacgtacagtgcgctgcctttggagcacctctcagccagcattccagctgcttcctttggcctttgaggcttagcgctcaagccctcaccgtttctttttgctttccttcttggctttcttgcttagctgtgcagcacttgcctgtggtttcttcaccgtctcccaagtcttagactccaagccgtccgagtcctacaggaatcaattcacaaacagtaagggaactttctgacaattgcctgacagctcgctttgggagctcaagtcacctgactgggcagctttgggtgccagtgctgcacattgccttcctgacatcagggcacaacagaaactccacctctgtCTTGTTCCCAAAAATCCCACATAAACTACAGTCtacaggccttgcctgcaaggcagtccctgcacagggggacgccctgcctgccactcacaggccacagcagcagcagcagcagatgagcttgcacctccaggctccttgcgtgccaccacgaacagcacgcacgcccaaggaagcacagaacaaactgccgcactctcagcaatgccgCGGCGCGCTACCGTAGGCAACGGCTCCAGCTggttccctcccagcccattgcctctgcatttctatcaacctctatcaaacagagcgctacttactgtctctgggcacttgggaactggcagggttatggcccacacgcacacaagctggaaaacggCTCCAAACAAGAGGCCGTagcgcagcacgttctccatcagcgtgggctcagggatctCAGGGGGCGAGAAATGCAGCTCAGCGGCCAtagcgcagacagcctgctgctctgctgctctccaggaggctgctttctacaagggggaaacgagagccatcattccattcgtgcgctccgacgctgtgacttcctgctggcaaaaactcccagcctgactcacagacgtgctctcAAGATAGCGttggtcttccgacccaaccacaaggagggacgccaaacttgcatttcagcaagagctgaacaggcaagaatcaacttctccctgagcttgatcacGCACGCACGACCACTGTCTCATGAACACCAACAACAAGAGTATTCCTACCATCAGctgcacatttgcatctacctggctacGTACGTGTTCatggccttgctgctgctgtgccgtatggcaccaagcacagcaataaagcacgcagaaagcccatctgctgaggacaggggcatgagctgggctcacgcctaagcactgcttactgcaaaggaaggcacacctacctggcaacggccacgcaggatgctcgaGACACAggcacacactgttctcctgaggcccaacacaacggcgcagccactcacactctgctcctcgacggtctgcaacacaaaagtcacaagctgcaaattcagtccatccaagatgccatcgggcctccgtgctcacggcactcgcactcatgtcttcgcaTGAGCAATcaggcgtgtgcttaccgagtgagcgctgctcactgccacctgacaccagcaatctacccctaactgtcaagtatgaacaggaacctatgcctaacactaaaagactacaactaACCTATGCCCAACTctaacagaagaacaggaacctatgcctaacactaaaagactacaagtaacctatgcctaactcaagaacaggaacctatgcctaacactaaaagactaaaagtaacctatgcctaactcaaGAATATGAACAATAATCTACTCCTAACACtaaacactaaaatcaacaacaacaacaacaacgaaacTATAATTCCTgaagcatttaaatgggaagaggagaacttggctccccaggaggctcggaggaggagctgatggaaactcatgccacccagctaatgctgggggcgggggccgcgcagcgggtagggagctgagcgcctggaccagcggcggtgggatggcgccgatgcggggcctggcacggtggtgtggtgccaggccagctgtgccgcaggcggatccacctccatgggctcatccggaggtggatccacctccatgggctcatccggaggtggatccacctccatgggctccacggaggtggtcacagcgctggtccaggcgcgatggaaacggAATCGCTGCccccctcctccgcttgatcttcaaggcggcccccctcctcctcttcgcttctgggaagccaagctccctcttcccatttaaaatagGGCAAAAttcgcccctcgctctcttcACTCCAGgcatggctgccagagctcacagaggcgagtgcgttggccggggcagcggtgaccaaggtgacggctgtgatgcggcgaaggttctaaaatggcagccgcactgctggcaatggcgttccacatggcatgaggagggggctgcaggacagggcacgggacggcagctagaaggcactccccgtgcccagcgggcagcccttctctccggcaagcaagaggccacagaggagccggccccgagcaaagggccctcggcctccttcatcgtctcccttcttccacacgggaatctcttggggctggcacacgcagcacacagcgccatgttcaggggcctcccgagcccagcgccaacaacagcaggctccaaagcgcacctcaccacgcctgcctcctggcacacacaagctccgctttccaccttagcacccagcgcctcttcttgcgcctcacggctgcggattcaaccattccctaccagaaatacggccagctgcattttcattacaacCACTCTGACTCCATTCCACATCcgcgcacaatgctggcacacacacacggggccaccctggctcaccGATGCCTCGCggggacccacacaacagcaggagccaagcaggcagaaacgtgccgtgctcctgactgatggcagtctgaaaatctccctctccctcccccccactcgACTAAGGCAGCACTcctcccaagcaacaaacacaatcacacacaactgcagtCCTGCCTCGTCCCGACAACGGACGTCCAcaggaagcacatcttcacaaaccttcttccagctccgcaccctccggccaacacagcacccacgcgccttgctccactgcccgcccgcccgcccagGCTTTGCTGGCGACAACTCggccctacggggcctcctccttcacacaccccaaacaccaacacagctccgcactcgcacggccttccctgagaggaagctgccccccgaccccgcaccactcgccggcgccgcacgcatcgcctctgcgtgccagcagcaccgccagctcctcccccgagcgcccctccatgcccccgcaccCAGGCCCgaccctgttttttccccttaaatacaactttttctgccagaaattcctgtttttcctattaaatctggggttttctaccaggaatccctgtttctctcctaaaatctgtttttttttcccttaaatatggctttctctgctagaaatccctgtttttccccttcaatctggggttttttccccttaaatacgTCTTATTCTgccagaaattcctgtttttcctattaaatcaGGGGTATTTCTTCTTACatgtggctttttctgctagaaatccctgtttttccattaaatctggggttttctaccaggaatccctgtttctctcctaaaatctggtttttttttccccttaaatatggctttttcagctagaaatccctgt belongs to Lagopus muta isolate bLagMut1 chromosome 7, bLagMut1 primary, whole genome shotgun sequence and includes:
- the LOC125695662 gene encoding protein MANBAL-like, producing the protein MAAELHFSPPEIPEPTLMENVLRYGLLFGAVFQLVCVWAITLPVPKCPETDSDGLESKTWETVKKPQASAAQLSKKAKKESKKKR
- the LOC125695661 gene encoding protein MANBAL-like — its product is MAAELHFSPPEIPEPTLMENVLRYGLLFGAVFQLVCVWAITLPVPKCPETDSDGLESKTWETVKKPQASAAQLSKKAKKESKKKR